The genomic region CTTTTCATCCACATGGGCAATCTTGAGACTTTCACCCTCATGATCATTCAAGAGAATCTTACCAGCGATGTCAAGGTAGTCTTTGGCTGGACCAGCAAAGTCAAACTGGCTAAGGAAGAGGGCTAGGTAAGTCGCACCATTGACACCTGAAGCAGGCATAGCACCATGCGCTGATTTACCAATGATGGTAACCTTGTACTGACCGTTTTCTTCTTGAATTTCTCCTCTGAGTTTGTGTTCTGCAACAAAAGTATCTAGTTTCCCTTGCAAGTCAGCCAAATCACCTGAAACGACTGCTGTTGCTGATTCTGGTACCATGTTTTCACGCAAACCACCTGTAAAGCTGTGAAGACGGGCAGCACCCGCATTTTCACCTGCAAAGTGGAGGTATTCCGTGATATTTCCTTTTTCACCATTGATGATAGGGAATTCAGCGTCTGGAGAGAAACCAAAGTCTGGTTTTGCAAGTCCTACGTGCTCGAAATAGTAGTCCATGTCTGCCCAACCTGATTCTTCATCTGTTCCAACGATGAAACGAACTTTCTTAGAAGTTGGAAGTCCCAATTCTTTGATGATTTTCAAACCATAGTAACAAGCTGTTGTAGGTCCCTTGTCATCTGAAGCCCCACGCGCATAGAGACGACCATCTTTGATAGTTGGTGTGTAAGGGTCTGTGTCCCAACCGCTACCAGCTGGCACCACGTCCATGTGGGCAAAGATTCCGAGAACTTCTTCGCCATCACCAAACTCAAAATGTCCTGCGTAGTTATCAACATTTTTAGTTGGGTAGCCATCGCGGTCTGCGATTTCAAGGAATTTTTCCAAGGCTTTTACCGGCCCAGGTCCAAATGGATGCTCAGCATCAACCTTGCTATCATCACGTTCTGAGTTGATTTCCAAAAGGCTAAACAAGTCAGCCAAGAGGGCTTCTTTGCGTTTTTCTACTTCTGCTGTAAAATCAATTGCTGTCATTTTTTTCTTCTTCCTATCTTTTCTCGATGATTTCATCTACTGGCAAGCGGTAGCTTGGTTCCAATTTTTCGTCTGTGTAACCCACTGTAATCAAAAGTTCTGGGCGGAAACGGTCTTCAATTTCCAAAACCTCATTGACTTTTGATTTGTCAAATCCAAGGATCAAATTTGAT from Streptococcus mitis NCTC 12261 harbors:
- the pepV gene encoding dipeptidase PepV → MTAIDFTAEVEKRKEALLADLFSLLEINSERDDSKVDAEHPFGPGPVKALEKFLEIADRDGYPTKNVDNYAGHFEFGDGEEVLGIFAHMDVVPAGSGWDTDPYTPTIKDGRLYARGASDDKGPTTACYYGLKIIKELGLPTSKKVRFIVGTDEESGWADMDYYFEHVGLAKPDFGFSPDAEFPIINGEKGNITEYLHFAGENAGAARLHSFTGGLRENMVPESATAVVSGDLADLQGKLDTFVAEHKLRGEIQEENGQYKVTIIGKSAHGAMPASGVNGATYLALFLSQFDFAGPAKDYLDIAGKILLNDHEGESLKIAHVDEKMGALSMNAGVFRFDETSADNTIALNIRYPKGTSPEQIKSILENLPVASVSLSEHGHTPHYVPMEDPLVQTLLNVYEKQTGLKGHEQVIGGGTFGRLLERGVAYGAMFPDSIDTMHQANEFIALDDLFRAAAIYAEAIYELIK